A window of the Gossypium hirsutum isolate 1008001.06 chromosome A03, Gossypium_hirsutum_v2.1, whole genome shotgun sequence genome harbors these coding sequences:
- the LOC107886495 gene encoding intracellular protein transport protein USO1 isoform X1, whose amino-acid sequence MSEINDSEDSGARNQSSTYQEAESIEISHVDSKEDMFMDASDELNNDNKEAVWPTDRDNNAISDEKPDALPKQFDEMDNGAYNNEDNDNNHFVKEMERLRALLEQAAEEKGKLESKYKYVQEEMETLSREIYVKDKEIEGLTAKLMSSVAETEKDVKNQQYEVALERISAALGSVIDQGDLLGDSGVEQIDLVEKSTLALIEKYNQFLSEVNQLRQCLTKAESDFGVQEFGTVFVAARDELHELRRKEAQLVENIAFLEDENRKFLEQVEREKAMVEMLKSELEKTKTEVEQEKLRCANTKEKLSMAVTKGKALVQQRDALKQSLADKTSELEKCLVELQEKSSALEAAELHKEELVKNEVLVVSLQESLSEKTLIIEAFEHILSQIDVPEELQSVDIVGRGRWLANERKELKSVSRDFYRLKDTICAIDLPENVSFPDLDSRLAWLKESFYHAKDDISMLQNEISRTKEAARDEVNHLSASLSTVQQEKRYIKEELDHLRNEYEEIVGKAHQISLDKDHLSASLEAELVEKDYIKKELDNLSTEYENVVEKIHQLSSEKNQMISMLVEASGMMLADQEGVEEASYLPMLIDRCFRKIKDQPNASSETTFIEARQFEKLQSLFYVRDLELTLCEEVLEEDLLVRSQLNGLSNQLTVTSEELFALKEEKDVLQKALEQSEEKSSLLREKLSMAVKKGKGLVQDRENLKLLLEEKNSEIEKLRLELQHEESTVANCRDQISTLSTDLERIPMLESDLAAMKEAFDHILSQIDVPKELQSMDIVGRAGWLAKERKELGNVSMDFYRLKDTICAIDLPENVSFPDLDSRLAWLKESFFRAKDDINRLQNEISRIKEAARDEIDHLSASLSTVQQEKHYIKDELDQLKNKYEEIVGMAHQISSNKDHLSASLATELVEKDYVRRELDNLSTEYENVVEKFHQLSSEKYQMISMLIEASGMMMADQEGVEESSYLPMLIDRCFRKIKDPPNASLETTFVEAQLFEKLQSLFYVRDLGLTLCEEVLEEDMLVRSQLNDLSDQTRVISEELFALKEEKDVLQKDLERSEEKSSLLREKLSMAVKKGKGLVQDRENLKLLLEEKNSEIEKLKLELQHEESTVATCREQISTLSTDLECIPKLESDLAALREGRDQLEKFLFESNSILQRLVESIGRIVIPVDSTFQEPVEKLNFLSGYMDDCLTAKARTEQDLLQVKEEAKNLAVKLAEAEANMKTLEDALAVAKNDLSQLAEEKRDVEFGKKNLEIELQKAVEEAHSENSKFAEICEARKSLEEALSLAENKISFLISEQQEVQSSRAASETEMEKLREEGAIQSSRLTEAYNTINTLESALSQAEMTVASLTEDSNNSKVEITNLENELRKLKDETEIQARELADAEITIKSLEDALVKAENEFSALQSEKRATDQEISTLNSKLTVCMEELAGSRGSSASKTIELIGHLNNLQMLAEDQSLLSTMKQCFDRNLEHLKDVDLALKNTRDYLLDKRSEQLQDYPLMEDIALLAGCFADDIDNNVNIGMENDYENAIDGDDVSSCVIRVAEGFQLQNKIFADRFEGFSKFLDESIGSLLKKLHATEDEVKSMVENMESLKQNVKNLEMREQEKEKAMAILQDDVETLFSACRDAVGDLHFEDKSTPTEFNSLPGLENLNHGLHPGGEFVGRDMAQQDIGGNRYIQTAEKLLAATREVQSLVKFYETTNKAVAAIVHNLQKDLEDTRRVSEKAIEERDVCQSRVFKLESDVEALEESYREVTHKIDDYQAKEDIWKEKEVELLSLYNNMSMKEKEAKEPLLSATQLRTLLDKLSVIEIPLVESEDLEPHSSTDVKKLFSIINSFAELQNQINLLSYEKEELQSMLSQQSFEIEHLKEEIERHVRNKPELEGMKMELSEATFGLEKIIVGLGGKELIGSPNSVGMRALLPVLEKQVNALLLEAESSKSRAQELGTKLLGSQNAVDELLTKVKLLEDSLQGRTIQPEVVQDRSIFEAPSASTGSEISEIEDVGSHVKKTVSPVPSAAHVRIMQKGSADHLALNIDSETDRLINSEETDEDKGRMFKPLNTTGLIPKQGKSIADRVDGIWVSGGRVLSSRPRVRLGLIAYCLLLHLWLLGTIV is encoded by the exons ATGTCTGAAATTAACGATTCGGAGGATTCTGGAGCTCGTAATCAATCTTCGACTTAtcag gaAGCGGAATCTATTGAGATATCTCATGTGGATAGCAAAGAAGATATGTTTATGGATGCATCGGATGAGTTGAATAATGATAATAAGGAAGCTGTATGGCCAACTGATCGGGATAACAATGCCATTTCAGATGAAAAGCCGGATGCGTTACCTAAACAGTTTGATGAAATGGACAATGGTGCATACAATAACGAAGATAATGATAACAATCACTTTGTTAAAGAAATGGAACGATTGCGCGCTTTGCTGGAGCAAGCTGCTGAAGAAAAAGGGAAACTCGAATCCAAATACAAG TATGTGCAGGAAGagatggagacactttcaagggAGATTTATGTGAAGGATAAAGAGATTGAAGGGCTGACTGCCAAACTTATGAGTTCAGTAGCAGAAACAGAGAAGGATGTTAAGAACCAGCAATATGAGGTTGCACTGGAGAGGATTTCGGCTGCACTTGGTTCAGTTATAGATCAAGGAGATTTGTTAGGTGATTCTGGGGTAGAGCAGATTGACCTTGTTGAGAAAAGCACATTGGCATTAATTGAGAAGTATAACCAGTTTCTTTCAGAAGTTAATCAACTTAGGCAGTGTTTGACAAAGGCTGAGTCCGATTTTGGTGTGCAGGAGTTTGGGACCGTATTTGTTGCTGCCCGTGATGAATTACATGAGTTGAGGAGGAAGGAAGCACAGCTGGTTGAAAACATAGCTTTTCTAGAAGATGAAAATAGGAAATTTCTTGAACAAGTTGAACGTGAGAAAGCAATGGTGGAGATGCTAAAATCCGAGCTTGAAAAAACAAAGACAGAGGTTGAGCAGGAAAAGCTGAGGTGTGCTAATACTAAGGAAAAGCTGAGTATGGCCGTGACAAAAGGGAAGGCATTGGTTCAGCAACGAGATGCCCTCAAGCAGTCTCTTGCTGATAAAACAAGCGAGCTTGAGAAATGTCTAGTTGAATTGCAAGAGAAGTCCAGTGCTTTAGAAGCTGCTGaattacacaaggaagagttggtgaaaaatgaagttttggttgTGTCATTGCAAGAATCACTCTCTGAAAAGACCTTGATTATTGAGGCATTTGAACACATCCTATCCCAGATTGACGTACCTGAGGAACTCCAATCAGTGGATATTGTTGGACGAGGTAGATGGCTTGCTAATGAAAGAAAAGAACTGAAGAGTGTTTCGAGGGACTTCTACAGATTGAAAGACACAATTTGTGCAATTGATTTACCTGAAAATGTCTCCTTTCCTGATTTAGATTCTCGCTTGGCTTGGCTTAAGGAGTCCTTCTACCATGCTAAAGATGACATAAGTATGTTGCAAAATGAAATTTCCAGAACAAAGGAAGCTGCACGTGATGAGGTAAATCACTTGAGTGCTTCACTTTCTACTGTACAACAAGAGAAGCGTTACATCAAAGAAGAGTTAGATCACCTCAGAAACGAATATGAGGAAATTGTTGGCAAGGCGCATCAAATATCATTGGACAAGGATCATTTAAGTGCTTCACTGGAAGCAGAACTAGTAGAGAAGGATTATATTAAAAAGGAGTTGGACAACCTCTCAACTGAATATGAAAATGTAGTTGAGAAGATCCATCAACTTTCATCAGAGAAAAATCAGATGATCAGCATGCTTGTAGAGGCTTCTGGAATGATGTTGGCGGATCAAGAAGGGGTTGAAGAAGCTTCTTATCTACCCATGCTAATAGATAGGTGCTTTAGAAAGATAAAAGATCAACCAAATGCATCTTCAGAGACTACTTTCATAGAAGCACGACAATTTGAAAAGCTTCAAAGTCTGTTCTATGTTAGGGATCTGGAGTTGACACTTTGTGAGGAAGTACTAGAAGAAGATTTGCTGGTGAGATCACAGCTAAATGGTCTCTCGAATCAGTTGACAGTAACTTCTGAGGAACTTTTTGCACTGAAGGAGGAGAAAGATGTTCTGCAAAAAGCTCTTGAGCAATCAGAGGAGAAGTCTAGTCTGCTGAGGGAGAAGTTATCGATGGCAGTTAAGAAAGGAAAGGGCTTGGTTCAAGATCGGGAAAACTTGAAACTTCTTCTTGAGGAAAAGAACTCGGAAATTGAGAAGCTGAGGCTTGAGTTACAACATGAAGAATCTACAGTTGCTAACTGCAGGGATCAGATCAGCACTTTGTCAACTGATTTAGAGCGCATCCCAATGTTGGAGAGTGACCTGGCAGCTATGAAAGAGGCATTTGACCACATCCTATCCCAGATTGACGTACCTAAGGAACTCCAGTCAATGGATATTGTTGGACGAGCTGGATGGCTtgctaaagaaagaaaagagctGGGGAATGTTTCGATGGACTTCTACAGATTGAAAGACACAATTTGTGCAATTGATTTACCTGAAAATGTCTCCTTTCCTGATTTAGATTCTCGCTTGGCTTGGCTTAAGGAGTCCTTTTTCCGGGCTAAGGATGACATAAATAGGTTGCAAAATGAAATTTCCAGAATAAAAGAAGCTGCACGTGATGAGATAGATCACTTGAGTGCTTCACTTTCAACTGTACAACAAGAGAAGCATTACATCAAGGATGAGTTAGATCAACTCAAAAACAAATATGAGGAAATTGTTGGCATGGCACATCAGATATCATCAAACAAGGATCATTTAAGTGCTTCACTTGCAACAGAACTAGTAGAGAAGGATTATGTTAGAAGGGAGTTGGACAACCTCTCAACTGAATATGAAAATGTAGTTGAGAAGTTCCATCAACTTTCATCAGAGAAATATCAGATGATCAGCATGCTTATAGAGGCTTCTGGAATGATGATGGCGGATCAAGAAGGGGTTGAAGAATCTTCTTATCTACCCATGCTAATAGATAGGTGCTTTAGAAAGATAAAAGATCCACCGAATGCATCTTTAGAGACTACTTTTGTAGAAGCACAACTTTTTGAAAAGCTTCAAAGTCTGTTCTATGTTAGGGATCTGGGGTTGACACTTTGTGAGGAAGTACTAGAAGAAGATATGCTGGTGAGGTCACAGCTAAATGATCTCTCGGATCAGACGAGAGTAATTTCTGAGGAACTTTTTGCACTGAAGGAGGAGAAAGATGTTCTGCAAAAAGATCTTGAACGATCAGAGGAGAAGTCTAGTCTGCTGAGGGAGAAGTTATCGATGGCAGTTAAGAAAGGAAAGGGCTTGGTTCAAGATCGGGAAAACTTGAAACTTCTTCTTGAGGAAAAGAACTCAGAAATTGAGAAGCTGAAGCTTGAGTTACAACATGAAGAATCTACAGTTGCTACCTGCAGGGAGCAGATCAGCACTTTATCTACTGATTTAGAGTGCATCCCGAAGTTGGAGAGTGACCTTGCAGCTTTGAGAGAGGGAAGGGATCAACTTGAGAAGTTCTTATTCGAGAGCAATAGCATATTGCAGAGACTAGTTGAATCAATTGGTCGCATTGTCATTCCAGTTGATTCAACATTTCAAGAGCCTGTAGAGAAGCTGAACTTTCTTTCTGGGTATATGGATGATTGTCTGACTGCCAAGGCACGGACTGAACAAGACTTGCTGCAAGTAAAGGAAGAGGCTAAGAACCTAGCTGTCAAGTTAGCAGAGGCTGAAGCAAATATGAAAACACTGGAAGATGCATTGGCTGTTGCCAAGAATGATTTGTCTCAACTTGCTGAAGAGAAGAGGGACGTggaatttggtaaaaaaaatttagaaatagagTTGCAGAAAGCAGTTGAAGAAGCTCATTCAGAAAATAGCAAGTTTGCTGAGATTTGTGAGGCTAGAAAGTCACTTGAAGAGGCATTGTCACTGgcagaaaataaaatttcatttcttatCAGTGAGCAACAGGAGGTTCAAAGTAGCAGAGCTGCTTCAGAGACGGAAATGGAGAAACTGAGAGAGGAAGGAGCTATTCAGTCTAGCAGACTCACAGAGGCATATAACACTATAAATACACTTGAAAGTGCACTTTCTCAGGCAGAGATGACTGTTGCTTCATTAACTGAGGACAGTAACAATTCAAAAGTGGAAATAACCAACTTGGAGAATGAGCTTAGGAAACTAAAAGATGAAACTGAGATCCAGGCTAGGGAGCTCGCTGATGCGGAAATTACCATAAAATCGCTTGAAGATGCATTGGTTAAGGCAGAAAATGAGTTTTCTGCACTTCAAAGTGAAAAGAGAGCCACTGATCAGGAAATATCAACTCTTAATTCCAAACTGACTGTATGCATGGAAGAGTTGGCTGGAAGCAGAGGGAGCTCTGCAAGTAAAACCATAGAGTTGATCGGTCATCTTAACAATCTTCAAATGCTTGCCGAAGATCAAAGTCTGTTGTCAACGATGAAACAATGCTTTGATAGGAACTTGGAGCATCTAAAAGATGTGGATCTTGCCCTTAAGAACACAAGGGATTATTTGTTGGACAAGAGGTCGGAGCAGCTGCAAGATTATCCACTCATGGAG GATATTGCTCTTCTGGCAGGATGTTTCGCTGATGATATTGATAATAATGTGAACATTGGAATGGAGAATGATTATGAAAATGCAATCGATGGTGATGATGTTTCTTCATGTGTTATAAGGGTTGCAGAAGGGTTCCAGTTACAAAATAAAATCTTTGCTGATAGATTTGAAGGTTTTTCTAAATTCCTAGATGAGTCAATAGGTTCCTTGTTAAAAAAGTTACACGCCACAGAGGATGAGGTAAAAAGCATGGTTGAGAATATGGAATCCTTGAAGCAAAATGTTAAAAACCTGGAAATGCgtgaacaagaaaaggagaaggCTATGGCTATTTTACAGGATGATGTTGAAACTTTATTCTCTGCTTGTAGAGATGCAGTTGGAGACCTTCACTTCGAAGACAAGAGCACTCCTACAGAATTTAACTCTCTTCCTGGACTTGAAAATTTGAACCATGGTTTGCACCCAGGAGGAGAATTTGTTGGACGAGATATGGCTCAGCAAGATATTGGTGGCAATAGATATATTCAGACAGCTGAGAAATTGTTGGCTGCTACTAGAGAAGTTCAAAGTTTGGTGAAGTTTTATGAAACCACAAACAAAGCAGTGGCCGCAATTGTTCACAATTTGCAGAAAGATTTGGAAGATACCAGAAGAGTCTCCGAGAAAGCTATTGAAGAAAGAGATGTATGTCAAAGTAGGGTTTTCAAGTTGGAGAGTGATGTAGAAGCACTGGAAGAATCATACAGAGAAGTGACGCATAAGATAGATGATTATCAAGCCAAAGAGGACATATGGAAGGAAAAAGAGGTAGAACTTTTGTCATTGTACAATAATATGTCGATGAAAGAAAAAG AAGCCAAGGAGCCGCTTCTATCAGCAACTCAATTAAGAACTTTATTGGACAAGCTAAGTGTGATCGAGATTCCTCTTGTAGAGTCTGAAGACCTCGAGCCCCATAGCTCAACTGATGTTAAGAAACTGTTTTCTATTATTAATAGTTTCGCTGAATTGCAGAACCAAATAAATTTACTTTCTTATGAGAAGGAAGAACTACAGTCTATGCTTTCACAACAGAGTTTTGAAATTGAGCATCTTAAAGAAGAAATTGAGAGACATGTTAGAAATAAGCCAGAATTGGAAGGTATGAAAATGGAGCTGTCTGAGGCTACATTTGGCCTGGAAAAGATTATTGTTGGATTGGGAGGTAAAGAGTTGATTGGAAGCCCAAATTCTGTTGGTATGAGAGCACTTTTGCCTGTTTTAGAAAAGCAGGTGAATGCCTTGTTATTAGAGGCTGAAAGTTCAAAATCCAGAGCACAGGAACTTGGTACCAAGTTGCTTGGAAGCCAAAATGCCGTGGATGAATTGTTAACTAAGGTTAAGTTACTTGAAGATTCTCTTCAGGGTAGGACTATTCAGCCAGAAGTTGTCCAGGATCGGAGCATCTTTGAAGCACCTTCTGCATCCACAGGGTCAGAAATATCTGAAATTGAAGATGTG GGATCCCACGTAAAGAAAACAGTATCTCCTGTTCCCTCAGCTGCTCACGTCCGAATTATGCAAAAAGGATCAGCTGACCATCTAGCACTCAATATTGACTCAGAAACTGATCGCTTGATCAACAGTGAGGAAACTGATGAGGACAAAG GTCGAATGTTCAAACCTCTTAATACAACTGGCCTCATCCCAAAACAAGGAAAGTCTATTGCAGACCGTGTTGATGGAATATG GGTATCTGGTGGCCGAGTTCTAAGCAGCCGTCCCAGAGTAAGGCTTGGCCTAATTGCCTATTGCCTTCTTCTTCATTTATGGCTACTTGGGACCATTGTGTAA